From the genome of Suricata suricatta isolate VVHF042 chromosome 3, meerkat_22Aug2017_6uvM2_HiC, whole genome shotgun sequence, one region includes:
- the SELL gene encoding L-selectin: MSKATIFPWKCQSTQRGSWNVLKLWVSTMLFCDFLGRHGTDCWTYHYSEKPMNWAKARKFCQEHYTDLVAIQNKEEIEYLEQTLPHSPTYYWIGIRKVEGVWTWVGTNKSLTKEAENWGRGEPNNKKSKEDCVEIYIKRNKDAGKWNDDACHKQKTALCYTASCQPLSCSKHGECVETINNYTCNCDVGYYGPQCQFVVQCKPLEAPELGTMKCNHPVGNFSFSSQCTFNCSKGTDLIGAEETTCGSFGNWSSIEPTCKKVISCKPLMAPDLGTMDCSHPLANFSLTSTCTFNCSEGTALIGERKTICGPSGIWSSPSPICQKVDSSFSMIKEGNYNPLFIPVAVMVTAFSGLAFIIWLARRLKKGKKSQKSMDDLY; the protein is encoded by the exons ATGAGCAAGGCCACG ATATTTCCATGGAAATGTCAGAGCACTCAGAGGGGCTCATGGAATGTCCTCAAGTTGTGGGTCTCGACAATGCTCTTTTGTG ATTTCCTTGGACGTCATGGGACTGACTGCTGGACTTACCACTATTCTGAAAAGCCCATGAACTGGGCAAAGGCTAGAAAGTTCTGCCAAGAACATTACACAGATTTAGTTGCCATACAAAACAAGGAGGAGATCGAGTACCTGGAGCAGACTCTTCCCCACAGCCCCACTTACTACTGGATAGGAATCCGGAAGGTAGAGGGGGTATGGACTTGGGTGGGAACCAACAAGTCTCTTACCAAAGAAGCGGAGAACTGGGGACGCGGAGAGCCTAACAACAAGAAGTCCAAAGAGGACTGTGTGGAGATCTACATCAAGAGGAACAAAGATGCAGGAAAGTGGAACGATGATGCCTGCCACAAGCAAAAGACAGCCCTCTGTTACACAG CTTCTTGTCAGCCCTTGTCATGTAGCAAACATGGAGAATGTGTGGAAACCATCAATAATTACACCTGCAACTGTGATGTTGGGTACTACGGGCCCCAGTGTCAATTCG TGGTTCAGTGTAAGCCTCTGGAGGCCCCTGAACTGGGTACCATGAAATGTAATCACCCTGTGGGAAACTTCAGCTTCAGCTCCCAGTGCACCTTCAACTGCTCTAAGGGCACAGACCTCATTGGGGCTGAGGAAACCACTTGTGGATCTTTTGGAAACTGGTCATCTATAGAGCCAACCTGTAAAA aaGTGATTTCCTGTAAACCTCTGATGGCACCTGATTTGGGAACCATGGACTGTAGTCACCCTCTGGCCAACTTCAGCTTAACATCCACCTGTACCTTCAACTGCTCAGAAGGAACTGCATTAATTGGGGAGAGAAAAACTATTTGTGGACCATCGGGAATCTGGTCAAGCCCTAGTCCAATATGTCAAA AAGTGGACAGCAGTTTCTCAATGATCAAAGAGGGTAACTATAACCCTCTCTTCATTCCAGTAGCAGTTATGGTTACTGCTTTTTCTGGGTTGGCATTTATCATTTGGCTGGCAAGAAGATTAAAGAAAG gTAAAAAGTCTCAGAAAAG catGGATGATCTGTATTAA